The DNA segment GGCTTTGCTTCTCACCAGAATTCTGTCCCGGTTCTCAGAGAACTGACCGTACACAACGATGGTGAATCTGATTACAGCGATCTTGAGCTGGACCTTGTTGCGGATCCTCCCTTCCTTGAAGGGAAGACTTGGCGTCTGGATCGACTGAATAAAGAATCGACGTTGCACATTTCTGATCGAAATCTGACGTTGAACGCTGCTTATCTCGCCGACCTGACGGAAAGTCTCAGCGCGACTCTTGTGCTGCGCCTACGTTGCAACGGTGACGTCCTTAATAGTCAAATCTTTCCGGTTGAGCTTTTGGCAAGAAATGAGTGGGGAGGCGTTAACTCGATGCCGGAGTTGCTGCCGGCGTTTGCTATGCCAAATGACCCTGCGGTAGATCGGGTACTTAAATCAGCCTCTGATGTTCTCCGCCGCGCTGGCAAAGCGGATGGCATCAACGGTTACGAAAGTAAATCCAGAACCAGAACCTGGGAGCTCACTTCCGCTATTTGGTCTGCAGTCTGCGGGCTTAAATTGAGCTATGCGCTGCCTCCGGCAAGCTTTGAGAATTATGGCCAGAAAGTCAGAACTCCAAGCCTCATATTGGAGGGGGGCGTGGCAACATGCCTGGATACGGCATTGCTTTTTACAGCAGCATTGGAGCAAGCCGGACTGAATCCACTACTGTTGCTGACAAAAGGTCACGCTTTTGCAGGCGTTTGGTTGCAGCCTCAAGAGTTTTCTCAATTGATCACGGATGAGGCTTCAGCAGTACGAAAACGTATTGATTTGAAAGAAGCTCTGGTTTTTGAAACTACTCTCGCAACGCAATTTCCAGTCCCAAATTTCAGTCAGGCGATTAGTACCGCTGAAAGGCAGGTCAACGATGACGATTTCATCATGGCGATTGATATCCATCGAGCACGCATGCAGCGTATTCGTCCTTTGGCAGCGTCAATTCCAGCGGCCAAATCAGATGTGATTCAAGAGTCGGAGGTGGCGCTGGAGGCGTTGGAGAACGCGCCATCTTTACCGGTCTTTGACGTGGAAATTCCTACCGAGGCAGAAACACCTGCCGGTAAGCTGACATTGTGGCAACGCAAGCTTCTCGACCTGACCACTCGAAATCGGCTATTACATTTACCAGACAGTGCTAAAGGCGTTCGTTTGATTTGTCCTGAGCCCGCTGAGCTGGAAGATCAGCTAGCCAGTGGAAAGCGTATCAGGATCGTTTCTATACCGGATCTTGAAGCTGGAGGTAGAGATTCGGCACTTTATGAACAACAAAATCGACAATCGCTCAGAGACGAATATGCTCGCAGTGCATTGTCTCGTGGTGAGGTACTGGCAACTCTTGAGAAAAGCAAGCTTGAAGTAGCGCTGATTGACCTGTACCGGAAAGCTCGAAGTGATCTTGATGAAGGCGGAGCAAATACTCTCTTTCTTGCACTCGGGTTTTTAAAGTGGAAAAAGTCGGCGGACGATCCAAGAACCTATTCTGCTCCTTTGATTTTGCTACCCGTAAAACTTGATCGTAAAAGTGCGTTGTCCGGTGTGACAATGACTTTGCTTGAGGATGAGCCTCGCTTCAATTTGACCCTGCTCGAACTGTTACGACATGACTTTGAACTCATCATTCCGGGGCTTGAAGGTGAACTTCCCACCGACGATAGTGGCATTGATGTCGCTGGAATCTGGAATACAGTGCGCCGTGCCATCAGGGATGTACCGGGTTTCGAGGTCACCACGGAGCTCGTGCTGGGTACCTTCTCATTTGCAAAATATTTGATGTGGCAGGATCTGGCTGCTCGATCTGAGCAGCTTCTGAAAAGCCCGATGGTCAAGCACTTGTTGGAGCGAAGTATTGGTGGTGAAGGCTTTGCTACGTCAGGGGAGTTTCCGCAGCCTCACGAGTTGGACAGAAAAGTCAGCCCGGCAGATCTTTTCACACCGTTGCCAGCAGATTCCTCCCAGTTGGCAGCAGTCGTTGCTTCCGCCAGCGGTTGTGATTTTGTTCTTGATGGCCCCCCTGGCACCGGTAAGTCACAAACCATCGCCAACATGATCGCCCACAACCTGGCTCTAGGTCGCAGGGTCTTGTTCGTAGCAGAAAAAATGGCCGCTTTGGATGTTGTCTATCGTCGGCTTGAAGAAAAGGGGCTAGGCGAATTCTGTCTTGAGCTGCACTCCAGCAAAACATCCAAAGTGGAAGTCCTCAAACAACTGGAGCGTGCTTGGGATGTTCGCGATGCATTGACCGCTGACGAGTGGGCTTTAGAGGCAGCCAAACTGCACAAACTCCGAAATCGATTGAACGAAGTCGTGGGAACCCTGCATCGTCGACAACCTAATGGATTGACAGTCCATCAGGCTATAGGTCGTGTCGTACGCGATGGGGTCGCCGGTTTACCGCGTATCACATGGCCTGAGGGAACATGTCACGACGCGGACGATTACGCGCGGCTGCGTGATCTTGCCCGGCGTCTTGACCTCAATAGTGAGGCCGCGCGCAATTTGTCAGCTGACTTTTCGCTCATCGCTCCCACCGAATGGTCAAACGGCTGGCAAGAGTCGATCACTGCAGTATCCAGGGAGTTGCCGGGTGTCATTGAACGACTGAAGATTGCCTGTGATCACTTGTTGAGAGCCACCAATCTTCCCCTAGCTGTTACGAGCGGGGAGGATATCGAGCGGTTTTGCCAGTTTGTTGCATTATTGGTAGATACGCACGGTATCGATCTCTCTTTTGCATTCACGTTGAATGCAAGTGCCAAGATCGCTGCAGCCAAGAAAGCTGTGCATATCCTCAAAAATTACCAAGAAATTGAACAGTCGCTGTCGGTGCGTTACGCCTCGGAGGCCTGTCGCACCATCAACCTCGAACAATTCAAAAACGACTGGGAAACTGGCAAGACCAAGTTTTGGTTCCTCGCTACTTTAGCCAAGAAAAAGGTGGGAAAAAACCTTGCGGGTCAGGGCGGAGCGGTAGGACTTCCGAGCGTAGAGGAGGATCTTGCCCGGCTCTTCGAAATGCGTGATCTGCTCATGTCACTGGACAGCTTGGCTGCGGATATAAACGCTGTACCTGGATGGAGCGGAGTTTCTAGTGATCAATCCGCGATGGCAGTAGCCTGGGAACTCGCTGAACGCCTGAGAACGTTGATCAGCTCGAACGCAGAGTCCCCTGAAGATCTTATTGCACTGCGGGGAGCCACTCAAAAGCTCGTCGTAGAAGCCAATGAGTTATTGGGCGGGGGTGGTTTTATCGCAGCAGCGCTTCACCAGTTAATAGATGCATTGGAAGCGTTCAGTCAAACGAGCAAACTCTTCAATGAACTGAGTAACCGCCCGGTAGAGGGCAAATTAACAATTGAGTCATTGCTCAGTGCGTCCAGTGCTATTTCTCGTCATGAGTTTAAGCTGAAAGCGTGGTGCGATTGGTGTCGGGTGCGTGAAGAGGCAATAGCATCCGGGCTTCAACCGTTAAGTGATGCATTGGCAATTAAAGGGTTGCCAGAGGGCGGGACTGTAGACGCGTTTGAAACATCTTATGCAAGCTGGTTTGCAAGGGTGATGATCGACGCCGAGCCGTTGCTGCGTAATTTCGTGCCAGCAGAGCACACTAGCGATATCGAGGCATTTGTACGTCTGGATGAGGATCTTTCCAAGCTGACTGTTCGATACATTCGAGCGAAACTGTGTGGATTGATCCCGTCGAAAAACGAGATCGGCAAGCAAGGTGGTTTCGGCATCTTAAAGCACGAGCTGCAAAAAACACGTCGGCACAAACCCGTCCGACAGCTCGCTGTTGAGATGGGCGATGCAATGTCGAAACTCGCTCCTTGTATGCTAATGAGCCCTCTTTCCATTGCGCAATATCTTCCAGCGGATCTCGCACTTTTTGACTTGGTGATATTCGATGAGGCTTCGCAGATTGCTCCATGGGATGCCATCGGATCAATCGCGAGGGGCAAGCAGGTAGTCATTGCGGGTGATCCCCGTCAGATGCCTCCAACCAACTTTTTCAATCGCGCCGCGTCTGCCGCAGAAGATGATACTGCTGAAGACATGGAGAGCATTTTGGATGAGTGTCTAGGCGCAGGTATCCCAAGCCATAGCCTCAGTTGGCACTACCGGAGTCGCCACGAAAGCTTGATCGCTTTTTCGAACAATCGCTACTACGACAGCAATCTCATCACCTTCCCTGCGGCTGAAACGCGTGCCAGCGCTGTGGAGTGGCGACGTGTTGATGGCGTCTACGCGAAAGGTAAGGGCAGGCATAATCAGGCCGAGGCCGAGGCCATCGTTACCGAGACTGTGAAGCGTTTGATGGATCCAGCGTTTGTAGCGAGCGGTCATACTATTGGGATCATTACTCTCAATAGCGATCAGCAAAGATTGATCAACGACCTGTTGGATAGGGCACGGCAACAATTTCCGCAGATCGAACCGTTCTTCCAGCATGACATTGCCGAACCCGTCGTCGTTAAAAATCTGGAAACAGTGCAAGGCGATGAGCGCGATTTGATAATGCTAGGTATCGGGTATGGACCAACCGAACCGGGCGCGCAGGTTATGTCGATGAACTTCGGTCCATTGAACAAAGAAGGCGGATGGCGACGTTTGAATGTGGCGATAACCCGGGCCCGCAGGGAAATGATGATTTTCTCATCTTTTGATTCTTCGATGATTGATTTAAATCGCACCAACGCCCGCGCTGTTCGTGATCTGAAGCACTTCATTGAATTTGCCCAGAGAGGGCCAAGAGCACTCGCGGAGGCAGTGCAAGGTTCAGTGGGGGGGTATGATTCACCCTTTGAGGAAGCTGTTGCTCAAGAGCTGAGACGAAAAGGCTGGCAAGTCGTGCCGCAAATTGGGGTATCTCGTTTCCGCATTGATCTAGGTATCGTCCATCCAGACAGGCCTGGCGACTATCTGGTTGGTGTCGAATGTGACGGTGCAACCTATCACAGTGCGGCTACCGCTCGAGATCGTGACAAAGTTCGTAGTGCAATTCTTCAAGGTTTGGGCTGGAAGCTGGTTCGCCTCTGGTCTACAGAGTGGTGGATTGACAAGCCTGGCGCGCTGGACCGATTACATGCATCTCTTGAAGCTCTTTTGGAAGAGTCCCGCGCATCCGGACTTGTTAGTGAAACAATTGAAAAGGAATCATCCATGCCTCATTTGTCATTGGTGCACAGCGCTGCATTAGCAAATGACGTGGAGAAAGAGGGCGTTTCTATTGCATCAGAGAGTGCTGCTTCTAACGAACTACCTCCAGAGCTCAAGGTCGCGAAGTCGTTTGCACTGCATGGCTCACCCGCCATTAAAGATGTATATCGTGTAACCGATTTCACGAGCGTGGGTGACAGAATCAATGCAGAGGCATTTTACTCACCTGAATATGATGCGGTTCTCGCTGAGCTGATTGCACATGTGTTATTGCAAGAGGCCCCTATCCTCGATTCAGTGTTGGTACAGCGTGTGGCCCGAGCACATGGCTTTCAACGCTCTGGGCGGCTTATTAGAGAGCGAGTTCTCGACCTGACAGAACAAAATCATTATCTGAAAAATGATCCAGTTGATGGTCAATTTGTTTGGCATTCGAAAAATGATATTGCTGGGTGGAACAAATATCGGTTACCAGCGACATTGGATGATGGAAGGTCAGTGGAGGAGATCGCCGCTGAGGAAATACTGTTGGTTGCCTCTTTGATATCCGCCGGCGATATGCCTTTGGAAATTGCCAAAACCCTTGGCGTGAAGCGTTTGACTGGAGCGGCACGTGAAAGAATAGAGCTCGCAATCAAATCGATATCTGATTTTTAGAGATTCGATGCATTAAAGCGTAAAGGAGAGCATGGCGGTTGCCCGCTCTCTCCTTTTTGCGCGCCATTACTTCAGGCTGGCGCCTGCACGAAATGACCACGGCGGCGCAGGTCAAGGCCCTGAAGGAAAAACGCATCGATGCTTGCGTGTTTCGTGTCGGTTATGACGATCCGCAGTTGCGCAATGAACTGTTGATCTACGAGCCGATCCACGTGATCATGCCGGCGGACCATCCGCTGGCCCGGCGCGCGGCGCTGGCCCCGGCGGATCTGGCGCAGGAACCGTTCGTGGCGCTGGAGTTGAAGCAGTCGCGGTTTGCCAACTTTCTCTATCAGTGCTGCGTCCAGGCCGGCTTCACCCTGCAGATTCGCCAGCAAGTGATCGAGGTGCAAACCTTGCTCAGCCTGGTGCGCGTCGGCGTCGGCGTCGGGGTGGCGTTGTTGCCGACGTCCATCGAGTAGTTGGCGCCGCCGGGGCTGGTGTTTCGCCGCATGACCCCGGCGCTGCCGGAAGTGCCGCTGTATGCGACTTACCGCGCCGATGATGCTTCGCCCGTATTGAAACTGTTCCTCGACACCTTGCGTGAGCTGACCGAAACGCCAGATCGACACTAAACCTGTGGGAGCCAGCCTGCTGGCGATGAGGGTGTGTCAGGCCGAACACTGGCTGGATGACACACCGCCATCGCCAGCAGGCTGGCTCCCACAGTGATCTGTGTTGTCAGGAGAAAAAAGGGCTCCAGCGGGGATTTTGCGGTGCGTCAACCTGACCCCGCACGAACCCGAGCCGCTGCGGTCGTAGTCTTCACCGAGCCGCCTCACTGTGTGGAGATCCAATGAGCCAGGAAGTCCTGACCACCGAAACCAATCGTCGCCAGTTGCAGCAAATCATCGCCGGGCTGTCCGACGGGGTGATTTTGCTGGAACTCGATCAAAGCATTCTGTGGGCCAACGAAGCGGCGCTGGCCATGCATGGCGTTAGCCGCATCGGCGACCTGGGCAGCAATGCCGAGGAATACGCCAAGCGGTTCAGCCTGCGCTATCGCAACAATCACACGTTGCCACCGGAGAACTATCCGATCAGCCGCGTTGCGCGCTGCGAGATGTTCAGTGACGTGCTGATCGAAGTCTCGCCCGCCGATGACCCGGAGCGCATCTGGGTGCACAGCGTGCGCAGCATGGTGCTGACCGACCGTTTGGGCCAGCCCGAGTCGCTGGTGCTGATCATGAGTGACGTCACCGACTGGGCCAACGCCGAGCAGCGCTTCGAAAAAACCTTCAATGCCAACCCGGCGCCGGCGGTGATCTGCCGCCTTAGCGATTTGCGCTATATCAAGGTCAACCCGGGGTTTCTCGAAATGACCGGCTACAGCCGCGAACAAGTGATCGGAACCTCGGCGTACGAAATCGATATCTTCGAACAGGCCGAGAAACGCGATCTGGCCATTCAGCGCCTGCGCGACGTCGCGACCATCCCGCAGATGCAGGCCGAACTGCGCCTGCCCGATGGCGGCAGTAAACAAGTGATCGTCGCTGGGCAACCGCTGTTGCTCAACGATGAGAATTGCATGCTGTTTTCCTTCGTCGACATGGAACCGCGGCGCAAGGTCGAACTCGCCCTGCGTCAGAGCGAAGAGCGTTTCGCCAAGGCGTTCCGCCTGACCCCGGTGCCGATTCTGATCTGCAGCGCAGACCAGCAAGAAGTCATCGACGTCAATCAGGCGTTTCTTGAAACGCTGGCGTATGAGGCTGATGACGTCCTCGGTAAAACCGTCACCCAGTTGAAGTTCATCGATGATGAAGGCGAGAGCACGCGGCTGCTCGCGGCGCTGGCAAACAATGCTCGAGTAGACCGGGTGGACGTGCGCGTGCGCAAGCGCGACGACGAATTGCTCGAGTGCGCGGTGTCGGCGGACACGGTGAAGATCCACGACACGTCGTGCTATCTGCTGGTATTGATGGACATGACCGAGCGCAAGCGCTCCGAGCTGGAACTGGTCGCCGCGATTGAAGAGGTGATGAAGGATGCGTCGTGGTTCAGCCGCACGCTGATCGAAAAACTGGCCAACGTGAAGAAGATCAATTCGCCGCAGTTGCCGAGCGCGTCGTTCACCGATTTGACCGCGCGCGAACGCGATGTCCTGGGGCTGATCTGCGAGGGTCTGGCAGACAAGGAAATCGCCGCACGGTTGAAGCTCGCGCCCAACACCGTGCGCAATCATGTTGCTACTGTGTACTCCAAGCTCGACGTTCACAGCCGCAGCGAGGCAATCGTCTGGGCCCGAGAACGCGGGTTGTTTTCCGGAGAGTGGGGTGCCAAGGGGCAACGCTAGGGGTGCAAATGCACTAGTGATTCGGGTGCAAATTCGTGTATTGGCCGTCGAGTTCAGTTCTTAGGCTTGTGGGGTGCGGTACGAGCCTTTTCAGGCACGGGATCGCGTCCCCTTCGATGCAGCCAAAGGAACAACCCAAATGATGAGTCTTGCACAGTTGCGTGCGCAGCTTGAGTGCAGTTTTGCGCCGCGGGCCTGTGAGTGTTCGGTCGATGGCGATCATTCGCTGACGGTCAAGCTTTACCATATGGACTCGGGAGCGGTGGATCTGGTGATCAGTGGTCTGAATCTCGATAAGTTGCGCACACCGGAGTCGGTGCAAGCGCTGGTCGATGAATTGCGCTATGAGCTGGAAAGCAATTCGTTGCGCTCATCGGCAGATTCAGGCTGTTGATCTGGATGTGCTTCTGTGGGAGCGAGCCTGCTCGCGAAGGCGTTCGACCTGGCAAGCACTTTTCCAACCATTCACTTATGCAAATCCCAACGCAAAATCGACAGCCCTGACCCGTTCAGACAGCCTGTTTACTGGCACTTACGAGGGTCTCGGCTATAAATAATGAGTCGTCAGGTTTTCCGTGACCGGTTGGGTCGCGGGAATTCGTCTCTCATTCACCGCGGGTCGTCCTATGAACCATTCTGGGAATCGCGTGTTGCCGTTGGCTTTTCTGTTCGTGTTGCTGGCCGGTTGTGCCAGTCCACCACCCCCAGCGCCAGTGGCGCCGCCACCACCGCCCGAGCGCACCTGTCAGGTCATGGAAAACACCGAGGTTGCCGGTGACATGTACGTGGACGGGCAGGTCACTCGGCACATCACCACCACTCGTTGCATCACTCAGTAGCAGCGGCGCACAAACCCTGCGGAAACGAGCGCGCTCTTTTCCGCAGGGCTGGCATTTGTCTGAATAATCAGATCAGGACAGGAAACCGCCGTCCACGTTCAGCGCCACACCGGTGGTGTAGCTCGATGCATCGCTGGCCAGGTACAGCACGGCGCCAGCCATTTCGCTTGGATCGGCGACGCGCTTGAGCGGGATCTGCGTCAGTGCCTGTTTGAGGATCGCATCGTTTTTCACCAGTGCCGAGGCGAACTTGGTGTCGGTCAGGCCCGGCAGCAGGGCGTTGCAGCGGATGCCGAATTGCGCGCATTCCTTGGCGAACACTTTGGTCATGTTGATCACAGCCGCTTTCGTCACCGAATAGATGCCCTGAAAGATTCCCGGCGAGATGCCGTTGATCGAGGCGACGTTGATGATGCTGCCGCCGCCGTTTTCGCGCATCAGCTTGCCGGCTTCGACCGACATGAAGAAGTAGCCACGGATGTTCACGTCGACGGTCTTTTGAAACGCCCCCAGGTCGGTGTCCAGCACGTTGCAGAACTGCGGGTTGGTCGCGGCGTTGTTGACCAGAATGTCGAGGCGGCCGAACTGTTCCTTGATCCCGGCGAACACTTGGGCAATCTGCTCCATTTCACCAATGTGGCAGGCCACGGCGGTGGCTTTGCCGCCGGCGGCGATGATCGCGTCGGCGACATGCTGACAGCCGTCGAGCTTGCGGCTTGAAACGATCACGTGGGCGCCTTGCTGGGCCAGCAGCTTGGCGATCGCTTCACCGATACCACGGCTGGCGCCGGAGACGAAAGCGATCTTGCCGTCGAGGTCGAACAACTGAGTCTTGGACATAAGGGTTCCTTGGTGTGGGCCGTCAGAGGCTCGATTTGGCGATGACCTGCAGGCTCATCTGCTCCAGCAGTTTGTTCATGTGAATGAACTGCGCGAAGCGTTTGTCCTGGGTCTGGCCATGGTAGAAGCGGTAGTAGATCTGCTGCACGATACCGGCGAGGCGGAACAGGCCGTAGGTGTAGTAGAAGTCGAAGTTATCGATCTGGATGCCCGAACGTTCGGCGTAGTAATCGACGAACTCACGGCGGGTGAGCATGCCCGGCGCATGGCTCGGCTGGCGGCGCATCAACTGCACGGGCGCCGGGTCGTCAGCTTGTATCCAGTAGGCGAGGGTGTTGCCCAGATCCATCAGCGGATCGCCGAGGGTGGTCAGTTCCCAGTCGAGCACGCCGATGATCTGCATCGGGTTCTGAGGGTCGAGGATGACGTTGTCGAAGCGATAATCATTGTGGACGATGCTCGATGTCGGATGGTCGGCGGGCATCTTGTCGTTGAGCCAGGCTTTGACCTGCTCCCAGTGCGGCGCATCCGGGGTCAGGGCTTTCTCGTAGCGCTCGCTCCAGCCTTTGATCTGGCGGGCGACATAGCCTTCAGGTTTGCCCAGATCGCCCAGGCCACAAGCGTTATAGTCGACGCGGTGCAGTTCGACGAAGCGGTCGATAAAGCTTTTGCACAGCGCTTCGGTCTTCGCTGAGTCGAGACTCAGTTCCGGCGGCAGATCCGAGCGCAGGATGATGCCCTTGACCCGCTCCATCACGTAGAACTCGGCGCCGATCACCGATTCGTCGGTGCAGTGCACATAGGCTTTCGGGCAGTACGGGAAACCGTCGCGCAATTGATTGAGGATGCGGAATTCGCGGCCCATGTCATGGGCGGATTTGGCTTTGTGGCCGAAGGGCGGACGCCGCAGGACGAATTCCTGCGCGGGGTATTCCAGCAGGTAGGTCAGGTTCGACGCACCACCGGGAAACTGGCTGATTGCAGGAATGCCGGTCAGGCCTGGAATGTGCGCTTTGAGGTACGGATCGATCAGGCTGGCATCGAGTTCTTCGCCGGAGCGGATACGGGTGGACTGGTCAGTAAGCGCCATGCTTATCCCTTCTGCTTATTTTGGAGGCCAGACATCATTGGCTAATCTAATGGCACGCTCGTGCAGCGACAAGCGTGGGTCGGTCTTATAGGTTAGCGTGTTGCCCGATAATCACCTTTGGGAATGAGCCCTCCCTTCCGGTCGGAAGGGGCCTGCAGGCGTGGGCTGTTGGCGATGCAGAATCCGGGTTGGCGATCTTCAGGAAAGGCGCTGGTCGTTGAGTCGGGGCGGGAGGGAAACGGGGGTGAGCACCGCTTGCCCGGAGAAAAACGCCACAAGGTTTTTCCCGACCAGCTCCACCGTACCCTGCATGGCTTCCGGTGACAGACCGGCAACGTGCGGGGTCAGCAACACGTTATTGAGGGTTTTCAAGGCATCGGGCACTTGTGGCTCGTGGTCGAACACATCGAGGGCGGCACCGGCGATTCGCCGTTGTTCGAGAGCCGTCATCAGATCTTCAGTATCGATGACACTGGCACGGGCGATATTGACGATGAAGCCATTCGGGCCCAGCGCATCGAGTACCGAGCGAGTAACCAGGTGCTGCGTGCCAACGCCACCCGGCGTCGCGACAATCAGAAAATCCGCAGCCCGTGCCAGCTCGGTCGGGGTCGAGCAGAACGCGTAAGGCACATCGTTTCGCACCTGACGGTTGTGATAACTGATCGACATGTCGAAACCAAGATTGGCCCGTTTGGCGATCGCCATGCCCACTGCACCAAGCCCGAGAATGCCCAGGCGTTTGCCGGCCAGCGACGGACGCATGATCTTCGGCCATTCACCACGGCGTACGGCGGCATCACAACGGGGTATATCGCGTACCAGCGCCAACAGCATCGCCATCGCATGGTCAGCCACTGACGAGGCGTTGACCCCGGCGCCATTGGTCACGGTAATCCCGCGATCACTGGCCGCCTGCAAATCCACTTGCTCGTAACCGGCGCCAATCACGGTGATGATCTTCAGCGCGGGCAGGACGGCGATTTCCTCGGCGGTGAGGCCCAGCGGACCACGGGTCAGCACTGCGTCGATGCGGCTGCCGTGGCTGGCAATGGCTTGTGCACGTTCGGCAGGTGTGGGCGCGAGAATCAGGTGAAAACCCTGATGTTCGAGAATCGGCAGATAGTCATTGATGGTTTCAACCAGTACCAGAACGGTTGCGGGCATTGCACGGCTCCTGAGATCAATGGCGGGTGGGTCGCGAAAATCGTTTCAGCGTGCTGAATCCGCCGCGTTTTGGCAATCATGATCATTCGCGCAGTCGTGCATTGATTCTGGACGGCTTCGGGCAAGAAGCAAGGCGTAGCAGCACAGCGGTGAACCGCTGTGCTGCCGGGCTCATTGGGCTGTCTGGGCTTTGGCTTGTTCGGCCAGCGCGATTGGCTTGAAATCGTAGGTTGGGTAAAACTCGGTGCGATAACTGCCCCAGGCAGTATTTTCCAGAGCGAGGTTCACTTCTGCCAGCCGGGAGGCCGGGAAGCGCACGGTGACCACTTGGCCGATGCCCATCATGATGTTCCAGCTCACCACTTCGACGCCGGCCGGCGGGAAGGTCTTGTAGAAGCCCTGTTGCGCGAGCTGGGCCTTGAGTTCGCTCAGCGGGCGGGTCTGATCATGCTTCAGAAAAACCGTCAGCATCATCGCATTGTCAGCAGTGGCGACGGCATTTTTTGCCGGTTGGCTGGCGGCTTGCGCGTACACCCCGGCGCAATACACCGAAGAGGCCAGTAGCGTCGACATAAACAGGGTTTTAAGTGCCTTTTGCATATTCATTCCTTGTCTTGTTGTGTAATGGCGGACCTGGTTTGTACGGTTCCGGTATAAGGTGCGTGGACGACATGAATACGTACAGGCGGATTGGTTTCAATCATGTCGCGAGGTACTTCCCGGGAGTAAGTGAATTCCTGGTCATTCAATGTTTCCAAGCGTCTGACAATGGTCTTGATCGGCCCCATGTCGGGTACAAGAACGTGCTGTTTCTGATCGCCAGTGACAAAGAAATAACCACCGCCACCGTTGTTGTACTTTGACTCACCTGTATCGGTGTAAAAGAATTCGTATCGATTGCGTTCGGGATCCCACGTCGATATACCCACAACGCCGGGATACTTCGCTTTGACGTCGGTTTCAGGGGCGCCGTCGATATAGACCTTGGTGGTCAGCCATCGCGGCGAGGAGCCCAGCTGGCGTATGTCGGTGGCTTGAGCAGCGCTGAGGTGTGGCATGGAGAGTGCCGCCAATAACAGACCAATAATCGTGGGCTTGTGCATGCTGCGTCCTCTTTATCGAATTCAACGATTGCTTGCTGTTGGTTTTCTAATGCAGGGCGTGAAGGATGTTGGTGTGGTTTGAAAAGTAATTCAATGGTTCGGTAGTTGCTTGTAACAAATGGCTTGTATTTAATCTTGGGTA comes from the Pseudomonas granadensis genome and includes:
- a CDS encoding DUF1652 domain-containing protein, with the translated sequence MMSLAQLRAQLECSFAPRACECSVDGDHSLTVKLYHMDSGAVDLVISGLNLDKLRTPESVQALVDELRYELESNSLRSSADSGC
- a CDS encoding SDR family oxidoreductase, with the translated sequence MSKTQLFDLDGKIAFVSGASRGIGEAIAKLLAQQGAHVIVSSRKLDGCQHVADAIIAAGGKATAVACHIGEMEQIAQVFAGIKEQFGRLDILVNNAATNPQFCNVLDTDLGAFQKTVDVNIRGYFFMSVEAGKLMRENGGGSIINVASINGISPGIFQGIYSVTKAAVINMTKVFAKECAQFGIRCNALLPGLTDTKFASALVKNDAILKQALTQIPLKRVADPSEMAGAVLYLASDASSYTTGVALNVDGGFLS
- a CDS encoding phosphotransferase family protein, which gives rise to MALTDQSTRIRSGEELDASLIDPYLKAHIPGLTGIPAISQFPGGASNLTYLLEYPAQEFVLRRPPFGHKAKSAHDMGREFRILNQLRDGFPYCPKAYVHCTDESVIGAEFYVMERVKGIILRSDLPPELSLDSAKTEALCKSFIDRFVELHRVDYNACGLGDLGKPEGYVARQIKGWSERYEKALTPDAPHWEQVKAWLNDKMPADHPTSSIVHNDYRFDNVILDPQNPMQIIGVLDWELTTLGDPLMDLGNTLAYWIQADDPAPVQLMRRQPSHAPGMLTRREFVDYYAERSGIQIDNFDFYYTYGLFRLAGIVQQIYYRFYHGQTQDKRFAQFIHMNKLLEQMSLQVIAKSSL
- a CDS encoding 2-hydroxyacid dehydrogenase; the protein is MPATVLVLVETINDYLPILEHQGFHLILAPTPAERAQAIASHGSRIDAVLTRGPLGLTAEEIAVLPALKIITVIGAGYEQVDLQAASDRGITVTNGAGVNASSVADHAMAMLLALVRDIPRCDAAVRRGEWPKIMRPSLAGKRLGILGLGAVGMAIAKRANLGFDMSISYHNRQVRNDVPYAFCSTPTELARAADFLIVATPGGVGTQHLVTRSVLDALGPNGFIVNIARASVIDTEDLMTALEQRRIAGAALDVFDHEPQVPDALKTLNNVLLTPHVAGLSPEAMQGTVELVGKNLVAFFSGQAVLTPVSLPPRLNDQRLS
- a CDS encoding DUF4822 domain-containing protein — translated: MHKPTIIGLLLAALSMPHLSAAQATDIRQLGSSPRWLTTKVYIDGAPETDVKAKYPGVVGISTWDPERNRYEFFYTDTGESKYNNGGGGYFFVTGDQKQHVLVPDMGPIKTIVRRLETLNDQEFTYSREVPRDMIETNPPVRIHVVHAPYTGTVQTRSAITQQDKE